TATAAGTGTATTAAACTTTTTTATAGAGGAACGGTTTAGTATCTCTAGAAGAGGAATGGTATACTTCTTAACTTTAGAAGGAATATCCTTATACTTGTTAAATTTCTTAGTAAAGAAATATTGGAAGCATGTATTTTTCAATCTAAAAAATAGCAAGAAAATGTTACTGTTAACAGTAACAAAAAATATAGAAAAAGTTCTTGATAAATTGCTAGATTCTGATGAACTTTCATGGAACTTGGTAGCAGTAAGTGTTTTGGATAAATCTGATTTTCAACATGATCAAATACCTGTGATTGAAAAGGAAAAAATTATTGAATTTGCAACGCATGAAGTTGTGGATGAGGTGTTTATCAATCTTCCGGGAGAGAGCTACGATATTGGAGAAATTATCTCTAAGTTTGAGACAATGGGGATAGATATAACTGTCAATCTTAATGCATTTGATAAGAATTTGGGTCGAAATAAACAAATTCATGAGATGGCAGGATTGAATGTAGTCACTTTCTCTACAAATTTTTATAAAACTAGTCATGTGATTTCAAAGAGAATTCTCGATATTTGTGGTGCCACTATCGGCCTTATTCTTTTTGGTATAGCTAGTCTAGTTTTAGTTCCATTGATTCGTAAAGATGGCGGACCAGCTATTTTTGCTCAAACTCGTATAGGGAAAAATGGTCGACATTTTACCTTTTATAAATTCCGTTCGATGCGGATCGATGCTGAAGCTATCAAAGAACAGTTGATGGATCAAAACACGATGCAAGGTGGTATGTTTAAGATGGACAATGATCCTCGTGTTACAAAAATTGGTCACTTTATTCGTAAAACCAGTTTGGATGAATTGCCACAATTTTGGAATGTCTTTATAGGAGATATGAGTTTGGTGGGGACGCGTCCACCGACAGTAGACGAGTATGATCAGTATACTCCAGAACAGAAACGTCGACTCAGCTTTAAACCTGGTATTACAGGCTTATGGCAGGTTAGTGGTCGTAGTAAAATAACCGATTTTGACGATGTTGTAAAATTAGATGTGGCTTATATTGATAATTGGACAATCTGGAAAGATATTGAAATTTTGTTGAAAACTGTTAAAGTTGTATTTATGAGAGATGGAGCGAAGTGATTTCTGCACGTCCATCATATTAGGAGAGAAATGAAAAAGTCAGTTTATATCATTGGTTCAAAAGGAATTCCTGCTAAGTATGGAGGATTTGAAACTTTTGTTGAAAAATTAACAGCCTTTCAACAAGATAAGGCTATCCAATATTATGTGGCTTGTATGCGTGAAAACTCTGCAAAATCAGGGATTACTGAAGATGTTTTTGAACATAATGGTGCTATCTGTTATAACGTCGATGTTCCCAATATTGGTCCAGCGCGAGCCATAGCATATGATATAGCAGCAATTAATAAAGCGATTGAAATTGCTAAAGAAAATAAGGATGAAGCTCCAATCTTCTATATATTAGCTTGTCGAATCGGTCCGTTCATCCATGGAATTAAGAAAAAAATCCAAGCGATAGGTGGGACTCTTCTAGTTAATCCAGATGGTCACGAGTGGTTACGAGCTAAGTGGAGCGCTCCAGTTCGTCGTTATTGGAAAATTTCCGAAGGTCTTATGGTCAAACATGCAGATCTTTTAGTGTGTGATAGTAAGAATATTGAAAAATATATCCAAGAAGATTATAAACAGTATCAACCTAAGACAACCTATATCGCTTATGGGACTGATACAACACGCTCCATATTAAAGAGTAGTGACGAAAAAGTACGTTCTTGGTTCAAAGAGAAGAATGTTTCTGAGAACGAGTATTATCTAGTTGTAGGACGATTTGTTCCAGAGAATAACTATGAATCTATGATTCGTGGCTTTTTGGCTTCTAACTCTAAGAAGGACTTTGTTTTAATTACAAATGTAGAGCAGAATAAATTTTATAATCAGTTGTTGGCAAAAACTGGTTTTGATAAAGATCCACGAGTAAAATTTGTAGGGACAGTCTACGACCAAGAACTTCTGAAGTATATTCGTGAGAATGCCTTTGCTTACTTCCATGGGCATGAAGTGGGGGGGACAAACCCTTCGCTACTGGAAGCATTAGCATCAACAAAGTTAAATTTACTACTCGATGTTGGTTTTAATCGCGAAGTTGGGGAGCAAAGTGCGATCTATTGGAAAAAAGACGAACTATCACAAGTGATTGAGGAAGTTGAACAATTTGATGAAAAAATGATTGATGAGTTAGATAGACAATCAAATCAGAGAATTGCGGATGCTTTCACTTGGGAAAGGATTGTTACAGACTACGAGAATTTATTTAAAAAATGAAAATATTACATTATACTTTAGGATTTCAACCCCAGCGAACAGGTGGCTTGGTTAAATATGCTGAGGATTTAATACTAGAGCAAATTGCTCAAGGTCATCAAGTGACTGCCCTATATCCGGGTAATATTCGGTTACTTTCGAAAAAAGTAGGAATAAAGAAGGTATCATCAAGACAGTTTGAGTGTTACGAACTGCTTAATAGCTTACCTTTGGCTCTATTTGGGGGAATATCCAGTCCAATTGCTTTCATGACCCCTTGTGACAAAAATGTTTATAGTACTTTTTTAGAAGAAGTACAACCCGACATTATCCATATTCATTCGTTTATGGGATTGCATAAAGAATTCATCGAAATTGCTAAAAACATGAATATTAGAGTTGTTTTTACGAGCCATGATTATTATGGATTAGCGCCCGTACCTCATTTCTATTTTAATGGGGTGGATTATAGTGATAATAATACAAACTTGGCTTGGAATATCATGTCTTCTAATGCCTTAAGTGTAGAAAAGTTGCGATTCTTTCAAGTTCCATTTTATCCAACTATTCGTAAGTTTTTGAAACTATTGGGAAAAAATCCAAAATCAAAAAATAATCTAGTTATTCGAGAAATATTTGAGGAAAAGAATTATAGTGAACTTCGACACTATTATAATGAGATGTTTCACTTAATAGATGGTTATTTGTTTAATAGTAGTCTAACAAAGAATGTATATGAGCAAAATGAAATTAAACCAACTCAGAGTACAGTATTATCTATAACGAATAGTTCAATTAAACCTCATCAGAGATTAACAACTACAAATAATAAAATTAGAGTTGCTTATATTGGTCCAGATGAAGAATATAAAGGATATTTTGATTTTATTGAGTTTGCTAAAACTTTAGACCTAGAGTTATACGAAGTTGCAACTTATGGTCACTTTCCAAATGAAGAATGTCCTTCATTCATTGAACAAAAAGGATATTTTACCAAGGAAACGATTGATAGTGTCTATGAAAATATTGATATTCTTATTGTTCCAAGTAAGTGGAAGGAGACATTTGGATTGATAACAATAGAAGCATTATCCTATGGGGTAAATGTTTTTGTGAGTGAAAATGTTGGATCAAAAGACTTACTTCCAGAAATACATGTTTTTAAAAATCAGAATGACTTAGTAGTTAAAGTTTTTAAAAATGAAATAGAAAATACAAAATTAAAAACTATAGATGAACACTCAATAGAAGTGATTCAGTATTATGAAAGAGTGATAAATGAAAGTTGAGAGTTTAATAAACAAGATTACTGGAAAAACAGTAGACATTCATCCTGATGTACCCTTATCGTATATACTACAAAGAGGCATGAACTATGGTTTTGGACTCTTTCGTGGATTTGTACGTGGAATCGGATTTGGTCAAAAAGGGAAGCGTTTGTTCATTGGACAAGGAGTTTCTATCTTAGCAAAGCGTAAATTATTTGTTGGGAAAAATGTTCGAATTGGTAAAAACGTGTCTATAGATGCACTGTCGAAAGAAGGAATCCGTTTTGCAGATAATGTGAAGATTGGAGATTATTCTCAAATTATTGGCACAGGTTCTATAAAAAATATGGGGATTGGCTTGAAAGTTGGTAAGAACTCATCTTTTTCAGAATATAGTTTATTTGGTTCTGCTGGAGGTATCACAATTGGTGATAATGTTATCGCAGGTCAGAATGTTCGTTTTCATGCTGAAAATCATAATTATAGTGATTTAAATAAACTCATTGTTGAACAAGGTGTATCTCGAAAGGGAATATCAGTAGGACATAATTGTTGGATTGGTGCTGGAGCTGTTTTTTTGGATGGATCCAGCATCGGTTCAGGTTGTGTTGTAGCTGCAAATTCTGTAATTACGAAAAACTTTCCAGATAACGTTATTGTTGCTGGAGTACCCGCTAAAATTATAAAAATGATAGGATGTTAAATGGGGAAAGAAATTAAAGCTGCTTATGCGATATTAAATTATAATACTTGGGAAGATACTGCGAGTTTAGCACAGAAAGTTGCAACATTTCAGCATATTCAATCTGTGATAATAGTGGATAATTTATCAACAGATGATTCATACCAGTATTTAAAAAGACTTGAGGGAGAGAAAATTTCAGTTTATCAAACACAAAGAAATGGTGGATATTCTGTTGGGAATAATGTTGCAGCACGAATAGCTTATAATATGGGAGTTGATATTCTTTTCATTTCAAATCCAGACGTTGATATTGATGAAAAAGATTCCTTGATGATTGCACAAAATTTGTATAAAAATAGTTCATATGCACTTCTATCAGGTATAGAATATAATGCCATGAAGGAGATAGATTTGCCAATTGTTTGGCATGAAAATTCTTATTACGATGACTTACTTGATTGTCTGTTTTTAACCAGAAAATTGCGAAGAAAAAAAGAAGATATCAATTTGTCAATGATTAAATCATCCATAATAGATGTAGATCTTGTTAAAGGATCGTTTTTTGCTGTAAGACTGTCTGATTTTCATGATGTTGGTTATTTTGATGAATCTGTATTTCTTTTTTGTGAAGAGAGAATATTAGCTAAAAAGTTACAAAGAGCAAATAAAAAAATAGGTATTTTGCCTGAAGCGAAATATTACCACAATCATTCAACTTCTATAAATGAGAGATATAAAAAGAAAAAAGAACAGATAGTTTTACTATATAATGCTCGTTATTACTATAATGTGACGTATCAAAATATTAGCTTTTTGAAAAAAATTTTCCTAAAACTATTCATGTTTTTATCTACCATTGAATATTCGATACTAGATTATATTAGACGAAAGGGATAGTTTTTTATGGTTATTAACTTTAGTAAATATAATTGGATTTTAATTTTAATCTTATCGAGCTCAGAACTTTTTTCTAAAGAAACAAATCTTTTTTTATTACTATTTATTCTACTATACTATGTTTTAGTTCGTGGAGGGAGACTACCTATTTCAATTCCAGGAGCGAAATATTATTTTACTTTATTAATAGTGGGGCTGTTTATAGGTATTGTGAATGTAATAATTAACGAAAATACAGTATTTAATTTTGTAAAGCACTTTATTTATTACTTATTACCTCTATTTTTTTGGCAGTTTGGATATATTCTGTCAAATAAAGAGAATTTATCTTGCAAGCCAAAAAATATTAAGGAATCAATTGTTATAACAGCATTTCTATTATCTTCTTATGATTTAATAGGATCAATCATTAGTTTCTTATCTAGGACTAAGGAAATTGTTGATTTATATAGTTTACGGTCAGAATTTGGTCGAGGTTTCTATGTACCAATTATTGCACTGTATTTAGTTCTTTTTTATTCTAGAGAAATAAAGTTGAGCAAAAATTTTAAGAGATTTTTGGTACTATTGTTTACAATCTCGATTTTGATACATTTTTCTAGGACACATTTTATTATTTTATTAATTCTAGTATTTTTTTCAGGATTTGAAAAAAATATGAAAAATATTAAAAAAATAATATTTGCAGGAACATTGATATTAGCAGGTGTAGGTGTTTTATATTTATATTTTCCAAATTTAGTCATAGATTTTTATAATAAAACATCTCAATCAATGACGGAAATCACGTTTTCTAAATCGTCATGGTCCCATAAAGATATCATATGGAATT
Above is a genomic segment from Streptococcus sp. SN-1 containing:
- a CDS encoding O-antigen ligase family protein, whose product is MVINFSKYNWILILILSSSELFSKETNLFLLLFILLYYVLVRGGRLPISIPGAKYYFTLLIVGLFIGIVNVIINENTVFNFVKHFIYYLLPLFFWQFGYILSNKENLSCKPKNIKESIVITAFLLSSYDLIGSIISFLSRTKEIVDLYSLRSEFGRGFYVPIIALYLVLFYSREIKLSKNFKRFLVLLFTISILIHFSRTHFIILLILVFFSGFEKNMKNIKKIIFAGTLILAGVGVLYLYFPNLVIDFYNKTSQSMTEITFSKSSWSHKDIIWNWRGYEMYSALNHFKSSSFFEQILGGGFGTVLYMGEYAYLVSDLPYLLFLHNGYFTTLLVFGVSGVILFVLWVLSLFGYSKYINNTQDSNFIKGLAVVILFTTYFVNGPLFSVSQATFLLYFALFSNNHGELDEDFKKN
- a CDS encoding glycosyltransferase family 4 protein; the protein is MKILHYTLGFQPQRTGGLVKYAEDLILEQIAQGHQVTALYPGNIRLLSKKVGIKKVSSRQFECYELLNSLPLALFGGISSPIAFMTPCDKNVYSTFLEEVQPDIIHIHSFMGLHKEFIEIAKNMNIRVVFTSHDYYGLAPVPHFYFNGVDYSDNNTNLAWNIMSSNALSVEKLRFFQVPFYPTIRKFLKLLGKNPKSKNNLVIREIFEEKNYSELRHYYNEMFHLIDGYLFNSSLTKNVYEQNEIKPTQSTVLSITNSSIKPHQRLTTTNNKIRVAYIGPDEEYKGYFDFIEFAKTLDLELYEVATYGHFPNEECPSFIEQKGYFTKETIDSVYENIDILIVPSKWKETFGLITIEALSYGVNVFVSENVGSKDLLPEIHVFKNQNDLVVKVFKNEIENTKLKTIDEHSIEVIQYYERVINES
- the cps2T gene encoding beta 1-4 rhamnosyltransferase Cps2T — encoded protein: MKKSVYIIGSKGIPAKYGGFETFVEKLTAFQQDKAIQYYVACMRENSAKSGITEDVFEHNGAICYNVDVPNIGPARAIAYDIAAINKAIEIAKENKDEAPIFYILACRIGPFIHGIKKKIQAIGGTLLVNPDGHEWLRAKWSAPVRRYWKISEGLMVKHADLLVCDSKNIEKYIQEDYKQYQPKTTYIAYGTDTTRSILKSSDEKVRSWFKEKNVSENEYYLVVGRFVPENNYESMIRGFLASNSKKDFVLITNVEQNKFYNQLLAKTGFDKDPRVKFVGTVYDQELLKYIRENAFAYFHGHEVGGTNPSLLEALASTKLNLLLDVGFNREVGEQSAIYWKKDELSQVIEEVEQFDEKMIDELDRQSNQRIADAFTWERIVTDYENLFKK
- a CDS encoding glycosyltransferase family 2 protein; translated protein: MGKEIKAAYAILNYNTWEDTASLAQKVATFQHIQSVIIVDNLSTDDSYQYLKRLEGEKISVYQTQRNGGYSVGNNVAARIAYNMGVDILFISNPDVDIDEKDSLMIAQNLYKNSSYALLSGIEYNAMKEIDLPIVWHENSYYDDLLDCLFLTRKLRRKKEDINLSMIKSSIIDVDLVKGSFFAVRLSDFHDVGYFDESVFLFCEERILAKKLQRANKKIGILPEAKYYHNHSTSINERYKKKKEQIVLLYNARYYYNVTYQNISFLKKIFLKLFMFLSTIEYSILDYIRRKG
- a CDS encoding sugar transferase, translating into MDEKGLKIFLAVLQSIIVILLVYFLSFVRETEIERSSMVILYLLHFFVFHFSFYGNNFFKRGYLVEFNSTIRYIFFFAIAISVLNFFIEERFSISRRGMVYFLTLEGISLYLLNFLVKKYWKHVFFNLKNSKKMLLLTVTKNIEKVLDKLLDSDELSWNLVAVSVLDKSDFQHDQIPVIEKEKIIEFATHEVVDEVFINLPGESYDIGEIISKFETMGIDITVNLNAFDKNLGRNKQIHEMAGLNVVTFSTNFYKTSHVISKRILDICGATIGLILFGIASLVLVPLIRKDGGPAIFAQTRIGKNGRHFTFYKFRSMRIDAEAIKEQLMDQNTMQGGMFKMDNDPRVTKIGHFIRKTSLDELPQFWNVFIGDMSLVGTRPPTVDEYDQYTPEQKRRLSFKPGITGLWQVSGRSKITDFDDVVKLDVAYIDNWTIWKDIEILLKTVKVVFMRDGAK
- a CDS encoding DapH/DapD/GlmU-related protein, translated to MKVESLINKITGKTVDIHPDVPLSYILQRGMNYGFGLFRGFVRGIGFGQKGKRLFIGQGVSILAKRKLFVGKNVRIGKNVSIDALSKEGIRFADNVKIGDYSQIIGTGSIKNMGIGLKVGKNSSFSEYSLFGSAGGITIGDNVIAGQNVRFHAENHNYSDLNKLIVEQGVSRKGISVGHNCWIGAGAVFLDGSSIGSGCVVAANSVITKNFPDNVIVAGVPAKIIKMIGC